The Vicia villosa cultivar HV-30 ecotype Madison, WI linkage group LG1, Vvil1.0, whole genome shotgun sequence genome includes a region encoding these proteins:
- the LOC131643318 gene encoding cyclase-like protein 2 — protein MKSVFIFAFICAISVAGASTAYPSGECSLTGDETNIVPLRREVYDDGRIFDITHRLVPEMPVWDSKEGLGNFLWLASSMKNGSVANNSAMKIGVHIGTHIDTPGHFYDNYYDAGFDADALDIALLNGLVLLVDVPRDNNITAEVMKSLSIPKGVKRVLFRTLNTDRKLMFKKEFDTSYVGFMEDGAKWLVENTDIKLVGVDYLSVAAYVHTVESHRVFLESREIIVVESLKLDGVPAGIYSLNCLPLRLVGSEASPTRCILTR, from the exons ATGAAGTCTGTATTTATATTTGCGTTTATCTGTGCGATTTCCGTCGCCGGCGCCTCCACCGCCTATCCATCCGGCGAATGTTCCCTCACCGGTGACGAAACGAATATCGTTCCTCTACGGCGAGAAGTGTACGATGACGGACGGATATTCGATATCACCCACAGGTTAGTCCCTGAGATGCCGGTTTGGGACTCTAAGGAAGGGTTAGGGAACTTCCTGTGGCTTGCTAGTAGCATGAAGAATGGCTCAGTCGCTAATAACTCGGCTATGAAGATTGGGGTTCACATCGGAACTCATATTGACACGCCGGGCCATTTCTATGATAATTACTACGACGCTGGATTTGATGCTGATGCTCTTGATATAGCACTCCTCAATG GTCTTGTCCTTTTGGTTGATGTTCCACGGGATAACAACATTACTG CTGAAGTTATGAAGTCCTTGTCTATCCCTAAAGGTGTAAAACGTGTGCTCTTCAGAACATTAAATACTGACAG GAAGCTTATGTTTAAGAAGGAATTTGACACAAGCTATGTTGGATTCATGGAGGATGGTGCAAAATGGCTGGTGGAGAACACCGACATCAAACTTGTAG GAGTTGATTACTTATCCGTTGCAGCATATGTTCACACGGTTGAGTCTCATCGTGTTTTTCTGGAAAGCAGG GAAATCATTGTTGTGGAAAGCCTGAAGCTAGACGGTGTCCCAGCAGGAATATATTCACTCAACTGCTTGCCTCTCAGGTTGGTTGGTTCTGAGGCATCACCAACACGGTGCATTCTGACCCGATGA